One genomic region from Daphnia magna isolate NIES linkage group LG10, ASM2063170v1.1, whole genome shotgun sequence encodes:
- the LOC116932859 gene encoding transient-receptor-potential-like protein, with amino-acid sequence MEKPPKDMAPQFDSVEEGCIRTESFRDLKMPILPKSLTLEEKKFLLAVERGDLATVKRIIHRVKRGLHGNSINLDCMDPLGRGALLMAIDNENLQMVELLVVMGVATRDALLHAIDKEFVEAVELLLEHEELIHKEGEPYSWENVDRTTSSFTPDITPLILAAHRNNYEILKILLDRGATIPIPHDVQCGCSDCIRGVLEDSLRHSMSRINAYRALSSPSLIALSSNDPILSAFELSCELKRLAYLETEFRQEYMDLRRQCQQFACDLLSHTRSSSELAFLLNHDPSNNARRSPSTDDYQEMKLARLELAIEQKQKKFVAHPNIQQLLAAIWYEGLPGFRRKSAIDKVAEITLVALLFPLYCGLYMIAPLSSYAQLMQKPFMKFLIHASSYLFFLFLLILVSQRFDVLVIELFGTESMRKTLEDQLRRQRGNLPTFLECFVAVYVLGYVYEEIYEMWKTGVGRYIRNLWNVIDVCRDLSYLLAMGLRVVAYVQQQQEIQANPAAAYIPREEWDAFDPQLVAEGVFAMANIFSALKLVHLFSINPYLGPLQISLGRMVIDIVKFFFIYTLVLFAFACGLNQLLWYFSDLEKKKCYTLPGGLPDWSKNADACAKWRRFANLFESSQSLFWASFGLMDLGNFELAGVKSYTRFWGMLIFGAYSVINVVVLLNLLIAMMSNSYSLITEHSDTEWKFARSKLWMSYFDATGHTLPPPFNLLPTPKKIMRLFCRKSNASNPKLRRTSTKGRHANERDYCYTAVMRSLVWRYVTAMHRQQEMSQVTEDDVNEVKGDISTLRFELLDVFKNNGMDISSANKNSKAALGRKMRIWERRLLRDFHVVSVAGADEEVDQESSSTDGMGITRSLSSGGNEAKGNAADRFRKLASVAVAMNAAGISQGIAAGQGRTIKPLSQIGRSMSNESFKSSQNLRKAMEEAQRLTVVAPTPEPSPQHGKYSPDIALVADSGSSVLQLLRSMSEQEDEEEEEDREDNEQKPKEFTFFSANKKVNQLPTPTVTVSQTSSSVTSSSVPAKQNEVKGSSSIMESNSKQLRSIKKAPSPPLPDTKASNTSNAIETPNSQSLTALLTKMEAKPLQSNGLSENKVTVESEVQRFDTVPTNVGASGPTLSAMNKESSVPLTGQDISYATTVSNAEATLTDDAPPSNCAASKSVPITLPKEQSTIVMPDPVVTDRKLAIQSQNASVMSNAGMQPNSPNAEEKQPSAGDAKTVKRESSKGWF; translated from the exons ATGGAGAAACCTCCTAAGGACATGGCTCCGCAGTTCGACAGTGTTGAAGAG GGGTGCATCCGCACGGAGAGCTTCCGCGATCTTAAGATGCCCATTCTTCCGAAATCGTTGACTCTTGAAGAGAAAAAGTTCTTGTTAGCAGTCGAACGAGGGGATTTGGCTACGGTTAAAAG AATAATCCATCGTGTTAAGCGAGGACTTCATGGCAATTCCATTAACTTGGATTGCATGGACCCACTAGGAAGAGGTGCTCTGCTGATGGCGATCGATAACGAAAATTTGCAG ATGGTAGAACTGCTGGTCGTGATGGGAGTTGCCACTCGAGATGCATTGCTTCACGCTATCGATAAGGAATTTGTTGAG GCAGTGGAACTTCTTTTGGAACACGAGGAGCTCATCCATAAAGAAGGAGAACCCTAC AGCTGGGAGAACGTAGATCGCACGACCTCTTCTTTCACCCCTGACATAACACCTCTGATCCTGGCGGCGCATCGTAACAACTACGAGATTCTCAAGATATTGCTGGATCGCGGGGCCACTATACCTATTCCGCACGACGTTCA GTGCGGTTGCAGCGATTGTATCCGAGGTGTGCTGGAAGATTCATTGCGTCATTCGATGTCGAGAATCAACGCCTACCGTGCTCTGTCGAGCCCTTCTTTGATTGCTCTGTCATCCAACGATCCTATTCTAAGTGCGTTCGAACTCAGCTGCGAACTGAAACGATTGGCTTACCTGGAGACAGAATTCCGCCAGGAATATATG GACTTACGGCGTCAGTGTCAACAGTTTGCGTGTGATTTGTTGAGCCATACGCGCAGTTCCAGCGAATTAGCCTTTCTCTTGAATCACGATCCCAGCAACAATGCGCGTCGTAGTCCATCAACCGACGATTACCAAGAGATGAAACTAGCACGACTCGAATTGGCAATcgagcaaaaacaaaaaaag TTTGTGGCCCATCCGAATATCCAGCAGCTGCTCGCTGCCATTTGGTACGAGGGTTTGCCGGGTTTCCGTCGCAAATCTGCTATAGACAAG GTGGCCGAAATAACTCTAGTCGCCTTACTTTTCCCTCTATATTGCGGGCTGTACATGATTGCTCCGCTATCCTCTTACGCGCAGCTGATGCAAAAACCTTTCATGAAATTCTTAATCCATGCCTCTTCCTACCTCTTTTTTCTCT TTCTGCTGATTTTGGTATCACAACGATTTGACGTACTGGTCATCGAACTTTTCGGCACTGAGTCTATGCGTAAAACTTTAGAGGATCAACTCAGACGACAACGAGGCAATTTGCCCACATTCCTCGAATGCTTCGTGGCAGTTTACGTCTTAG GATATGTCTACGAAGAGATTTACGAAATGTGGAAAACTGGTGTCGGACGCTACATAAGAAACCTGTGGAACGTGATCGACGTCTGCCGTGATTTGTCCTACCTTTTGGCAATGGGTCTGAGAGTGGTTGCTTATGTTCAGCAACAGCAAGAGATACAAGCAAATCCAGCCGCAGCTTATATACCTCGAGAGGAATGGGATGCTTTCGATCCCCAACTGGTCGCCGAGGGAGTTTTTGCCATGGCAAATATTTTCAG CGCCCTCAAGTTGGTGCATCTCTTCTCCATTAACCCGTACTTGGGTCCTCTACAAATTTCTTTAGGACG AATGGTGATTGACATCGTCAAGTTCTTCTTCATCTACACACTGGTCTTGTTTGCCTTCGCCTGTG GATTGAATCAGTTACTGTGGTACTTCTCGgatttggagaaaaagaagtgTTACACACTACCCGGTGGATTGCCGGATTGGAGCAAGAATGCCGATGCCTGTGCTAAATGGCGACGATTTGCCAA TTTGTTCGAGTCATCGCAATCTTTATTTTGGGCCAGTTTTGGTTTGATGGATCTGGGCAATTTCGAACTGGCGGGTGTCAAGAGTTACACGCGCTTTTGGGGAATGCTGATTTTCGGAGCTTATTCCGTTATTAACGTAGTGGTGCTATTGAACTTACTCATCGCCATGATGTCCAATTCTTACTCGTTGATCACG GAACACTCAGACACAG AATGGAAATTCGCCCGTTCAAAATTATGGATGAGCTACTTCGATGCGACTGGCCACACACTTCCTCCGCCATTCAATCTTTTACCAACTCCCAAGAAGATAATGCGACTCTTCTGTCGTAAATCGAACGCATCGAATCCCAAGCTTCGGCGTACTTCAACGAAG GGACGACATGCAAACGAGAGGGACTACTGTTATACGGCTGTGATGCGTTCGCTCGTTTGGCGCTATG TGACGGCAATGCATCGACAACAAGAAATGTCTCAGGTTACCGAGGATGATGTCAATGAAGTCAAAGGTGACATTTCAACGTTACGATTCGAACTGCTGGATGTCTTCAAGAATAATGGAATGGACATTTCTTCGGCCAACAAGAACTCGAAAG CCGCATTGGGTCGCAAGATGAGAATTTGGGAGCGACGATTGCTCAGAGATTTTCACGTAGTGTCCGTGGCTGGAGCAGATGAAGAAGTCGATCAAGAATCGTCCAGCACCGACGGTATGGGAATCACGAGATCATTATCATCGGGAGGGAATGAAGCAAAGGGCAATGCTGCCGACAGATTCCGAAAATTGGCGAGTGTGGCTGTTGCTATGAATGCTGCTGGAATTTCACAGGGCATAGCAGCTGGCCAAGGACGTACTATCAAACCATT GTCCCAAATCGGCAGATCGATGAGTAACGAGTCATTCAAAAGTTCTCAGAACTTACGTAAAGCGATGGAAGAAGCGCAGCGTCTAACAGTGGTGGCGCCCACTCCAGAACCGTCTCCCCAACATGGCAAGTATTCGCCGGATATAGCTCTCGTGGCCGATTCCGGATCCAGCGTTCTACAGCTGCTTCGTAGTATGTCTGaacaagaagatgaagaagaagaagaagatcgtgAAGACAATGAACAGAAGCCAAAAGAGTTTACATTTTTCTCGGCCAACAAGAAGGTCAATCAACTTCCAACGCCGACTGTAACCGTGTCGCAAACTTCATCATCCGTGACTTCGTCATCCGTTCCGGCCAAGCAGAATGAAGTCAAAGGATCATCATCAATTATGGAATCCAACTCAAAACAGCTTCGTTCTATCAAGAAAGCCCCTTCGCCGCCATTACCTGATACGAAAGCAAGCAACACATCCAACGCGATCGAAACACCAAACAGCCAGAGCCTTACTGCATTGCTAACGAA AATGGAGGCCAAGCCTCTGCAGAGCAACGGCCTGTCTGAAAACAAAGTTACTGTCGAGTCAGAGGTCCAACGGTTCGATACGGTCCCTACGAACGTTGGCGCAAGCGGGCCAACGCTATCAGCAATGAACAAAGAATCCAGCGTTCCACTGACAGGCCAAGACATCTCTTATGCAACGACTGTATCGAACGCGGAAGCAACTCTGACCGATGATGCACCACCTAGTAACTGCGCTGCTTCGAAATCTGTGCCCATTACGCTGCCTAAAGAACAGTCTACAATCGTTATGCCAGATCCTGTTGTTACTGATCGCAAGTTGGCCATTCAAAGTCAGAATGCGTCAGTGATGTCTAATGCTGGGATGCAACCGAATTCGCCGAACGCGGAAGAGAAACAGCCGAGTGCTGGTGACGCAAAGACGGTCAAGCGTGAAAGCAGCAAGGGCTGGTTTTAA